The following proteins are co-located in the Carassius auratus strain Wakin chromosome 7, ASM336829v1, whole genome shotgun sequence genome:
- the LOC113106193 gene encoding uncharacterized protein LOC113106193 isoform X1, with protein sequence MGGKLSKRKKGYDVSDPKEKKEESAVAAVEPAEKKAETPVTESEAAPQEADAVSAAAPVVESEAPAEKPTSPSAAQPEVKKDDAVPEKPVTTPEASAVSKEPESAPEKPADVPESQAEEAPATASEATAVEAPAATQEAPAAEVPSAVVETLAAAPEVSAPKEPADVPEASSAEDPLAAPEEPVTKEPAAAPEEPVTKEPAAAPEEPVTKEPAAALETPVTKEPEAAPQEPVIKEPEAAPQEPTAAPDAPVTEKPTAATEGPATASETPVTEEPVTLSEKPAAAPEENATAPEAEDSTAALDEPAPVLEEPVSSPKIEALPVEPVTEEVVEKVVEEVANTSQLSTEITKTTDVTLESETVTEAAAPEAVTKSAPVPEPVSEALSAAEVEMVVPSPEEPTPITEPESETAAPPEVTLTEANPEPSPEPTQPKPVAEQKSAEESIPAIVILESTSTNELCLEEPASTVTDLKLNNGDCESAGSAEESVSAPPEVNGECHEQAPDVAPADVLESPVEACVNGVKDKEAPQELSDCELKKDLSLAADFQAPTPIGDMVEVPQ encoded by the coding sequence ATGGGAGGCAAACTAAGCAAACGGAAGAAGGGATACGATGTCAGTGACCCTAAAGAGAAGAAAGAGGAGAGTGCTGTGGCAGCAGTTGAACCAGCTGAGAAAAAGGCAGAGACCCCTGTGACTGAGTCGGAGGCTGCACCGCAGGAAGCTGATGCGGTAAGTGCAGCAGCGCCAGTGGTGGAGTCTGAAGCTCCAGCTGAGAAGCCCACCTCTCCTTCAGCAGCACAGCCAGAGGTGAAGAAGGATGATGCTGTGCCAGAAAAACCAGTGACTACACCAGAGGCATCTGCTGTATCTAAGGAACCAGAAAGTGCTCCAGAGAAACCAGCAGATGTACCAGAGTCACAAGCAGAAGAGGCACCAGCAACTGCATCAGAGGCAACAGCAGTAGAGGCACCAGCTGCTACACAAGAGGCACCAGCAGCAGAAGTACCATCAGCTGTAGTAGAAACACTAGCAGCAGCACCAGAGGTATCTGCACCCAAGGAACCTGCAGATGTACCAGAAGCATCATCAGCAGAGGACCCTTTAGCTGCACCCGAGGAGCCAGTGACAAAAGAACCTGCAGCTGCACCTGAGGAACCAGTGACAAAAGAACCTGCAGCTGCACCTGAGGAACCAGTGACAAAAGAACCTGCAGCTGCACTTGAGACACCAGTGACAAAGGAACCTGAAGCTGCACCTCAGGAACCAGTGATAAAGGAACCTGAAGCTGCACCTCAGGAACCAACAGCTGCACCAGATGCACCAGTGACAGAGAAACCTACGGCTGCAACAGAAGGACCAGCCACTGCATCAGAGACACCAGTAACGGAGGAACCAGTAACACTATCTGAGAAACCAGCAGCTGCACCTGAGGAGAATGCAACTGCCCCAGAGGCTGAGGATTCTACAGCTGCACTCGACGAACCTGCACCTGTGCTAGAAGAGCCTGTATCGTCGCCTAAAATTGAAGCCTTACCAGTGGAGCCGGTCACAGAGGAGGTGGTAGAGAAAGTGGTTGAGGAGGTTGCAAATACCAGTCAATTGTCCACTGAAATTACaaaaaccactgatgtcacactaGAATCAGAGACTGTTACTGAGGCAGCAGCTCCGGAGGCAGTCACAAAGTCTGCCCCGGTGCCTGAACCTGTTTCCGAAGCATTGAGTGCAGCAGAGGTCGAGATGGTTGTGCCTTCTCCAGAGGAACCCACACCCATCACAGAGCCTGAATCTGAAACTGCTGCACCCCCTGAGGTTACACTAACAGAAGCAAATCCCGAGCCATCTCCAGAGCCAACACAACCCAAACCTGTGGCAGAACAAAAGAGTGCGGAGGAGTCCATTCCTGCAATCGTCATCTTAGAATCAACCTCAACCAACGAGCTCTGCCTTGAGGAACCTGCCTCGACTGTCAcagatctgaagctgaataatgGAGACTGTGAGAGTGCTGGCTCGGCAGAGGAATCTGTGTCGGCTCCCCCTGAGGTAAATGGGGAATGCCATGAGCAGGCACCAGACGTAGCCCCTGCAGATGTCCTTGAGTCCCCGGTTGAGGCATGTGTAAATGGTGTGAAGGACAAAGAAGCCCCCCAAGAGCTAAGTGACTGTGAACTGAAAAAGGACTTGAGTTTGGCTGCCGACTTTCAGGCTCCAACTCCGATTGGCGACATGGTAGAAGTGCCACAGTGA
- the LOC113106193 gene encoding uncharacterized protein LOC113106193 isoform X2 yields MGGKLSKRKKGYDVSDPKEKKEESAVAAVEPAEKKAETPVTESEAAPQEADAVSAAAPVVESEAPAEKPTSPSAAQPEVKKDDAVPEKPVTTPEASAVSKEPESAPEKPADVPESQAEEAPATASEATAVEAPAATQEAPAAEEPEAAPQEPTAAPDAPVTEKPTAATEGPATASETPVTEEPVTLSEKPAAAPEENATAPEAEDSTAALDEPAPVLEEPVSSPKIEALPVEPVTEEVVEKVVEEVANTSQLSTEITKTTDVTLESETVTEAAAPEAVTKSAPVPEPVSEALSAAEVEMVVPSPEEPTPITEPESETAAPPEVTLTEANPEPSPEPTQPKPVAEQKSAEESIPAIVILESTSTNELCLEEPASTVTDLKLNNGDCESAGSAEESVSAPPEVNGECHEQAPDVAPADVLESPVEACVNGVKDKEAPQELSDCELKKDLSLAADFQAPTPIGDMVEVPQ; encoded by the exons ATGGGAGGCAAACTAAGCAAACGGAAGAAGGGATACGATGTCAGTGACCCTAAAGAGAAGAAAGAGGAGAGTGCTGTGGCAGCAGTTGAACCAGCTGAGAAAAAGGCAGAGACCCCTGTGACTGAGTCGGAGGCTGCACCGCAGGAAGCTGATGCGGTAAGTGCAGCAGCGCCAGTGGTGGAGTCTGAAGCTCCAGCTGAGAAGCCCACCTCTCCTTCAGCAGCACAGCCAGAGGTGAAGAAGGATGATGCTGTGCCAGAAAAACCAGTGACTACACCAGAGGCATCTGCTGTATCTAAGGAACCAGAAAGTGCTCCAGAGAAACCAGCAGATGTACCAGAGTCACAAGCAGAAGAGGCACCAGCAACTGCATCAGAGGCAACAGCAGTAGAGGCACCAGCTGCTACACAAGAGGCACCAGCAGCAGAA GAACCTGAAGCTGCACCTCAGGAACCAACAGCTGCACCAGATGCACCAGTGACAGAGAAACCTACGGCTGCAACAGAAGGACCAGCCACTGCATCAGAGACACCAGTAACGGAGGAACCAGTAACACTATCTGAGAAACCAGCAGCTGCACCTGAGGAGAATGCAACTGCCCCAGAGGCTGAGGATTCTACAGCTGCACTCGACGAACCTGCACCTGTGCTAGAAGAGCCTGTATCGTCGCCTAAAATTGAAGCCTTACCAGTGGAGCCGGTCACAGAGGAGGTGGTAGAGAAAGTGGTTGAGGAGGTTGCAAATACCAGTCAATTGTCCACTGAAATTACaaaaaccactgatgtcacactaGAATCAGAGACTGTTACTGAGGCAGCAGCTCCGGAGGCAGTCACAAAGTCTGCCCCGGTGCCTGAACCTGTTTCCGAAGCATTGAGTGCAGCAGAGGTCGAGATGGTTGTGCCTTCTCCAGAGGAACCCACACCCATCACAGAGCCTGAATCTGAAACTGCTGCACCCCCTGAGGTTACACTAACAGAAGCAAATCCCGAGCCATCTCCAGAGCCAACACAACCCAAACCTGTGGCAGAACAAAAGAGTGCGGAGGAGTCCATTCCTGCAATCGTCATCTTAGAATCAACCTCAACCAACGAGCTCTGCCTTGAGGAACCTGCCTCGACTGTCAcagatctgaagctgaataatgGAGACTGTGAGAGTGCTGGCTCGGCAGAGGAATCTGTGTCGGCTCCCCCTGAGGTAAATGGGGAATGCCATGAGCAGGCACCAGACGTAGCCCCTGCAGATGTCCTTGAGTCCCCGGTTGAGGCATGTGTAAATGGTGTGAAGGACAAAGAAGCCCCCCAAGAGCTAAGTGACTGTGAACTGAAAAAGGACTTGAGTTTGGCTGCCGACTTTCAGGCTCCAACTCCGATTGGCGACATGGTAGAAGTGCCACAGTGA